In a single window of the Bactrocera dorsalis isolate Fly_Bdor chromosome 2, ASM2337382v1, whole genome shotgun sequence genome:
- the LOC105228565 gene encoding uncharacterized protein LOC105228565 → MGKQCLWLDYRLVLLLTGVVCAFEVDQPFAIHVDVRRTLDDSMRIGKSCERKMSAMDSFLENFGKQAKLNFVSIEKVENLEKRLNSCVLKQNALENTLQSLTTRSKETMNELKENALKLRSTAADLASKIERG, encoded by the exons ATGGGCAAACAATGCTTGTGGCTGGACTACCGATTAGTTCTGTTACTAACTGGAGTAGTATGCGCTTTCGAAGTGGATCAGCCGTTTGCAATACATGTGGACGTCAGAAGAACTCTTGACGATTCCATGCGAATCGGGAAATCATGTGAAAGAAAAATGTCTGCTATGGATAGTTTTctggaaaa CTTCGGCAAGCAagcgaaattaaattttgtttcaattgaaaaagtagaaaatttgGAGAAAAGGCTTAACTCTTGTGTTCTTAAACAGAATGCTTTGGAGAATACGTTGCAAAG CTTGACTACGAGATCCAAGGAAACCATgaacgaattaaaagaaaatgctTTGAAACTGCGCTCAACGGCGGCGGATTTAGCATCCAAAATTGAACGCGGGTGA